The Blautia hydrogenotrophica DSM 10507 genome window below encodes:
- a CDS encoding ABC transporter permease has protein sequence MNAKASHYLQKFSIYIVLVILFIACSLISPYFIQSSNLINVARQLCVGILIAYGEMLLIVSGFLDLSVGSVLALAGVLSVSAYKSTQSMFVAVLVALVVAVGCNLINALFVANFNVPAFIATLGMQQAARGLALYYTGGQNILQLGDFVKVGQGTIGPIPVPVIIVVCISIVIWYIVNNTRYGRGLYAIGGSRSAAEASGINSKKSIYKSYIINGLLVGVAGMIFMARNNAGLPNGAVGYEMTGLTAAIVGGTSFTGGIGTVSGTIAGAFIIGFLENVMNLVGVNPYIQQVIEGFIIVLAVAFDVVSKSKKSQKVIVKDEKKEEKA, from the coding sequence ATGAACGCAAAAGCATCACATTATTTACAAAAATTTAGTATTTACATTGTACTTGTAATTTTATTTATTGCCTGTAGTCTGATAAGTCCTTACTTCATTCAGAGCAGTAACCTAATTAATGTAGCACGCCAGTTATGCGTGGGAATCTTGATTGCCTACGGGGAAATGCTTCTGATTGTGAGTGGTTTTCTGGATTTGTCTGTAGGCTCGGTGCTGGCTTTGGCCGGTGTACTGTCTGTCTCAGCCTATAAGAGTACGCAATCTATGTTCGTGGCAGTGCTGGTTGCTCTGGTGGTGGCCGTAGGGTGTAACCTCATCAATGCCTTGTTTGTGGCGAATTTTAATGTACCGGCTTTTATTGCTACCTTAGGTATGCAGCAGGCGGCCAGGGGTTTGGCTCTGTATTATACAGGTGGTCAGAATATTCTACAGTTGGGTGATTTTGTAAAAGTCGGCCAGGGCACGATTGGGCCGATTCCGGTTCCGGTCATCATTGTTGTCTGTATCTCAATTGTAATCTGGTATATCGTGAACAATACTCGTTATGGTCGTGGACTATACGCGATCGGTGGAAGCCGAAGCGCTGCGGAAGCCAGTGGTATTAACTCTAAGAAGAGTATTTACAAGTCCTATATTATCAATGGACTTTTGGTAGGCGTTGCAGGAATGATCTTTATGGCACGTAACAATGCGGGCCTTCCGAATGGAGCCGTAGGCTATGAGATGACTGGACTTACTGCGGCGATTGTCGGAGGAACTTCCTTTACAGGTGGAATCGGCACTGTCAGTGGAACCATTGCCGGAGCATTTATCATTGGATTTTTAGAGAATGTCATGAATCTGGTGGGAGTGAACCCATATATCCAGCAGGTAATCGAAGGCTTTATCATTGTACTGGCTGTGGCCTTTGACGTGGTCAGCAAGTCCAAAAAATCGCAGAAGGTCATTGTAAAAGATGAGAAAAAAGAAGAGAAGGCTTAA